ggaacaccccacaagagctgcagttttggagatactctaatccagtggtctagccatcacaatttggcccttcgtcaaactcgctcaaatccttacgcttgtccatttttcctgcttctaacacatcaactttgaggacaaaatgttcacttgctacctaatatatcccacccactaacaggtgaggagatcatcagtcttatttactttacttctcactgctcacagtgttatgcctgatcagtgtatagatgttgcGATAGATCTTGTAGAACAGTACTCATAATAAATATGAGCAGCATTTTATTTCTCAACAAGGAGAACATAGAGCGGTCAACATACATGGAGGTGGACAATCAATACTTACTGGTGTAGGATATTTTCCTTCTGGTGGTACAATTCAGTTGTAATTTCTAGTCGCTGTTGTAGGTTCTTGTACTGGTTCTCCAGATGGGTTTTCtcatttttcagatttgtttggTCATGGACGACCTTCTGAAATTTctctgttaaaataaaaaataaaaaataagttgTTGATATCCCAGGTTCCGGTGTATATAGAGTGCATACGTAAAAGTAGATAAAGGTAGATACCTTCAAGTTCCTGTCTGGCTTTCTGTTCAGTCATGAAGTTTTCAAACAAGCGATTCCGCTCATCCTCGATGACCGAAAGAGTAGCCTTGATCTGCAAGATAAATGCCAATAACAGTTACTTAGAAAGTGTACTATATGAAGGATTCACATAGCGGTCAATTCTATACTCTCTTACCCTTGAGACATCCATCATCTGCTTGAGGTGTAGCTTCAGTGGATCACCGTTCTTGTCTGAAAAGAACAAGAGTTTGAAAATCCACCAATTAAAGAAAACCAAATTTTTCACAGAACACACGCATGGACATCTTACCGTTCCCTAGCTCCGCATCATTACATGAATCAAGGCTCTTCAGCTCAGTGATGCATCCAGACAGAACCTAGGGCAGAGAAAACGAGGGTTTATTGTTCCACCTTGGCACTGCTGTGCTGTTAAATAAGTGACGCAAAAACATGTCTATTTTCTCACGTCTATTTCGTTTTCCTTGTGCACAAGGGCATTCTCCAGCTCCGTTTGCCTTTTATGGTAAACTTTGATTTCCTCACTCAGCTTTTCATGCTTCTCTTGCCAGTCCTTGGCGTCTTGGAACAGCTGTGagacacacaagcagaaaggaATTAACATATATAAGAATAACACATCAAATCATGACGAGGGTCATAGAGCTTACAGATTTCTTCTGTTCTTTCAAGGCACTGTTATCCTTTTCAAACGACAGCACTTGAGCTTTCAGGGCATCTTCTCTGAGCTTAGCTTCATCCATGAGAACCTGAACCTAAAGAATTTAttagagagataaaaaaattagaTTTTGGATTTGTACTAGCCAGGGAAAGAAGAACACTAAGAAATCTGGATATTCGCCTATAAGGATGAAATGCacagaataaacaaatgtatttatttttaataaagcaaACCTTTGAGCGTTCCTCATCATACACTTTTAGAGTTTTCTGATAGTCCTGAATTCCTTGATGCATTGTAGATATctgcagaaaacacacacacacacacttcagcaatTAGAGATATTTTTTACAAAGAACATGCTGATGGAAGAAAGTTTACCTTCTCATTCAGAGTTTTGTTCTCCTCCTGTGTGTTTGCAATTTTCTCACAGAGTCGAGCAAAATTACCAGACAGTTTCTCTTTCTGCTTGTTGAGATCTTGGTAATGtgtctaaagaaaaaaaataagaaaaaaagttaaaaatcttTAGGGGATAACGAGATTAATACTGAAAATGCCGTGAAGACTCGCCTTGAGGTCGCTGAACTCCTTCTGTAGAGAAGAATGTGACTCTTCTGAATTGTTCAGCTTTTCTTCATACTGCTTaatctaaataaacacaaacagagagagcagTGAGTGACCAGTGCTAAAATACtactgaatctttttttttaattttaaaataatagtaatagtaaaaataacACCCTTTACCGAATTGTTTAGTTCCGTTATTTTGTTGAGGACGTCTGATTTCTCACTGATAAGCTGCTGAATCCTCTCTGCAAGCTGCTTTTCTGTTACTAGTAAACATAAAAAAGGTTCTGTGGTCAGACTTCGGTAGATTCGGCACAACGTGATGCAAGGAGAAAGTGATGAGATACTTACAGAGATACATCCTGCTTTTGACCTGAGGAGACGGACAGAGCAGGTTAGAGTCAGATTCATTCAGAACAGAATGACGGAAATATATAAAACTTTAAACcatcattaataattattagGGATGGGCAATGTGGACttcaaaaaaacattataaGTGGTGGGATATTAAAGAGACTTTATGACTTATGGGTTCACACAAATCAGACAATGCCTTTTCACTCTACCTCATCTAAGTGCTGATTGATGTTAACTACATGACTTCTGAAACCTCAGAATGACCCTTTAACATTACACGACTTGTATCTCTTGCACATGAGGTGCagacaccgatcagccataacattgtgagcagtacCAGGTGAAGTggataagactgatgatctccttatcatggtacttgttagtgggtgggatacatcaggcagcaagtgaacattttgtcctcaaagttgatgtgttagaagcaggaaaaatggacaagcgtaaggatttgagcgagtttgataaagggccaaattgtgatggctagaccactggctagagctcttgtggggtgttcccggtctgcagtggtcagtatttgtcaaaagtggtccaaggaaggaacagtggtgaaccggtgacaggatcatgggctCATTAATGTACATGGGGAGTGAAAGCAGGTcagtgtggtccgatccaacagacgagctactgttgctcaaactgctgaagaagttaatgctggttctgatagaaagggtgTAGTACTGGAGCACAGTGCAGGActggaaccaacacaatattaggcaagtggtcataaggttatgcctgatcagtgtacactaTCTGTATACAATCTCTGATACACAGCCTTATTTActgatgtatatatttatctgcactagttcatttgcacttctggtagatgctaaatggcatttcattgctatgtacctgtactttgcaatgacaaagttctatctatctatctatctatgaagcTTTCTAATGAATATATAATTTTGTTAATCaaattaataacattaaatCAAGGTGCACTCTTACGCTTTGAACGCAATCAAAACACTAACACGGTCTAACTGTGAGTGATATTGTACTGCCCACCCTTTCTAATTTTTAATGACCAGGAGATATCTTACAGAGAGAATGGTCCTCCACATGAACACCAGCATGGTGAGAACTCCCACCACAGCTGTAGCAACCACTGGCTTCCAGGGCAGGCCGTGGAATGTAGGACCCGGCTGCCATTCCTCAGGCAAAGCAGCAATCAGCTAGAAGATAGACATTGGATCAGAGATCATGTTCTTCATCACTATGCTGGATTTGAACTAACAAAAGAATGTGAACAAACCATTCCATATACTTTAATGTTGGATTAGAATCTATTGTTTTGTATTCTAATGTGTATAAACATGGACAGCAATGGATAATAACCCTTACAGCGGGTAAATAAGGATTGAACCCGTCACCATTtttctaaaggtgctattgACGTGAAAATTTCACCAGTCTGTAAATgaagttatgtgtaataatgtggaCAGGATTGCTTTCAGCTGGTGTCTTGGCTATCCATGCCTTTTTGCTCCTCCCTTTCTTCGTGCGTTCAATACTTTTTCCGTgcgtcatttcacattattacacataacttcATTTACGGACATCTATGGTTTGATTGCATGGGTTgctaccaacatctggtgaaaatttaACGTCAAATAGCAccttgttcattacttattttaCCTGCTGTATGTGCTCACTCTAGACTGTCGGAAGAAAAATAACATATgtcaaatcactgaattataCCACCCTCATCAAAAGGTGTCATCAAACATTTACAATATCCTCTGCAAAACATGTATGCAAAGCAACATGAAAAACAACCGAAAGGCATTATGAAATTGACCATTGACGTCACAACTGCGAAATCTTGTAAATGGTCAACACAATTGCCAtctatggtaaaaaaaaaacttatttgtttgttttctctgtttAAAAGTAAATGCATTATGTAGACTCAATTATAACCTAAGCCTAAAGCAATAAACAGTGCattaatacactacatacattATTAAATACTGATGTATTGAGTGTTACTGGAAGTACTGGACATGTGTTAGGTCTCCTTTTGTTCTGTATTATTATcaatacaataaaattattataaagacaAATACCATTGAGAAACCATTTAACTAAGCTAAtcaacacactctctgtgtctctctcacacccccacacacactctctgtgtctctctcacacccccacacacactctctgtgtctctctcacacccccacacacactctctgtgtctctctcacacccccacacacactctctgtgtctctctcacacccccacacacactctctgtgtctctctcacacccccacacacactctctgtgtctctctcacacccccacacacactctctgtgtctctctcacacccccacacacactctctgtgtctctctcacacccccacacacactctctgtgtctctctcacacccccacacacactctctgtgtctctctcacacccccacacacactctctgtgtctctctcacacccccacacacactctctgtgtctctctcacacccccacacacactctctgtgtctctctcacacccccacacacactctctgtgtctctctcacacccccacacacactctctgtgtctatctcacacccccacacacactctgtgtctatctcacacccccacacacactctctgtgtctatctcacccccacacacactctctgtgtctatctctcacacacacactctctatctatctcacacacacacacacactctctctgtctatctcacacacacacacacactctctctgtctatctcacacacacacacacactctctctgtctatctcacacacacacacacacactctctctctgtctatctcacacacacacacacacactctctctctgtctatctcacacacacacacacacactctctctctgtctatctcacacacacacacacacactctctctctgtctatctcacacacacacacacacactctctctctgtctatctcacacacacacacacacactctctctctgtctatctcacacacacacacacactctctctctgtctctcacacacacacacacacactctctctctgtctctcacacacacacacacacactctctctctgtctatctcacacacacacacacactctctctgtctatctcacacacacacactctctctgtctatctcacacacacacactctctctctctgtctatctcacacacacacactatctctctgtctcacacacacacactctctgtctatctcacacacacacactctctgtgtctctctcacacccccacacacactctctgtgtctctctcacacccccacacacactctctgtgtctctctcacacccccacacacactctctgtgtctctctcacacccccacacacactctctgtgtctctctcacacccccacacacactctctgtgtctctctcacacccccacacacactctctgtgtctctctcacacccccacacacacactctgtgtctctctcacacccccacacacacactctgtgtctctctcacacccccacacacactctctgtgtctctctcacacccccacacacactctctgtgtctctctcacacccccacacacactctctgtgtctctctcacacccccacacacactctctgtgtctctctcacacccccacacacactctctgtgtctctctcacacccccacacacactctctgtgtctctctcacacccccacacacactctctgtgtctctctcacacccccacacacactctctgtgtctctctcacacccccacacacactctctgtgtctctctcacacccccacacacactctctgtgtctctctcacacccccacacacactctctgtgtctctctcacacccccacacacacactctgtgtctctctcacacccccacacacacactctgtgtctctctcacacccccacacacacactctgtgtctctctcacacccccacacacacactctgtgtctctctcacacccccacacacactctctgtgtctctctcacacccccacacacactctctgtgtctctctcacacccccacacacactctgtgtctctctcacacccccacacacactctctgtgtctctctcacacccccacacacactctctgtgtctctctcacacccccacacacacactctgtgtctctctcacacccccacacacactctctgtgtctctctcacacccccacacacactctctgtgtctctctcacacccccacacacactctctgtgtctctctcacacccccacacacactctctgtgtctctctcacacccccacacacactctctgtgtctctctcacacccccacacacactctctgtgtctctctcacacacacacactctctctctgtctcacacacacacactctctgtctatctcacacacacacactctctcacacacacacacactctctcacacacacacactatctcacacacacacacactatctatcacacacacacactatcacacacacacactatcacacacacacactatctatcacacacacacactatcacacacacacactatcacacacacacactctatctatcacacacacacacacacacactctatctatcacacacacacacactcacactctatctatcacacacacacacactcacactctatctatcacacacacacactatctcacacacatactctgtctctctctctctcacacacacacacacacacacactctctctctgtctctctctcacaaacacacacacacacacacacacacacacactctctctgtctctctctctcacaaacacaaacacacacacacacacacactctctctctctctctctctctctctctctctcacacacacacacacaaggttcaggtgtgtgttcaggttggACTTTCAGCCCTAATGCTGTATATTATACTGATATACATATCATAGATATAAATTTACACGAAAGTAAAAAAGCTGTAACGGAAACGCACGAGCTCGTGAGACCTCTGAGGTGATTAGCATGTCAGATAAAAGTCTCGAGTTGCTGCTTTTCTGGACATTAATCGCTTGGCAGATATAAACAACCTTCGAgtgatgattaaaaataaacttcATGACATACAGAAGTCATTTTATTATAAACTCCTGACGTGTAAATGGTTTATAATAGCTAGCTAGGTGTTGTGACAAGCCTCAGTGAAAACACGTACTTCCTGAAATCCTGACAGAAACACGACAGAAACCGTCGTCCACAGGTCCAGCAGTCCGGACAGAGAAGAAGTGTGGCTTAAATCCGACTCCATTTCTCTTTCAgctatctcacacacaaacacacaagatgCTAAGCGCTAAGCTAAACAGCCGGCTATACGGCTAAACCTCACACCGCTAATCCTGTCAGTCAAACCTGACAGCTTCTGAAACTGAAACTGTGCACGAGCCGACACTGTGCTGTAGCGCGTGAAGCTCAACCCGAGCGTCTTAAGAGcttcatatagtgtatataacgCGTTTATTTGTGTCATGCAAATCTCAACAACGCACACTCTGTACTTCAaccctaacactaacacacGTCGACGTCCAAAAACCTGGTTACGTCACAACATACAGCCGAACAAGGTACTGTTTAGAAATGCTGCAACCGAGTGTAGACGGAACTCGGCGGAAAAAAATACGACATCCGACAAGGAAAACTGCAATGAAAAACGAGTCAGGCAAGTGGGAAATGTAACTCGGAGAAATCGGGCAGCGCGCGCACGCTCGATATAAACACGCATGACGTCACAACATCATGGCGGCGCTCACACATAGCAGTAAACTATggatttcagaaatgtttttttctttggatCTCAAGATaataaattttttataaaaGCATGCATGTTGTGTCTCTGCTGCTGATGGGCAAGAGACCCTGTAGAGCTGGTGTAATGGTCAACCTTACAGCTTGATTgttcaaggttttttttcctccaaatttATTCTTCTGGGTGAATAAAAGTACATCCAcccatctatttatccatctatctgtctgacggTGCTATACGATTTCCAAATTAGTGTCCGTCACTCAACAATGCAAATCCTGGACACTATAGTAAATAAAATGGGTAAACAATTTCATCACTAGCCAGCTAGAAGGACTTGGATGGCTCCATGGTTACCGTACCATGTTTCCATGAGATGCCGTCTGAACAGTTTGTGGTTCACTAGACAAACAGTGAGCAAAATCTGCAGAATAACCAATAAGAACGCCGATATATATCACAGCATGGTGCTGCCACAGGTAAAGATCCCAAGTAAAACACATAGGACCACAAGTGGACCTCCACAATAAACagatttccttttttcttcatttcctaCTTGACATGAATTATCCTCAAAATTCAAAGAATGCCCTATATTTTCAAATTAAAGCTACAAAGCATAAtcaaaacatataaataaataaattaataaaggtTACTTACAATTTCTGCATACATGCCAATAAATTCTGATGCAAGAAGAAAGTAGTCTGAGGCGTGATCCGAGGCTGACTTGCTTGCTTGGTCATAGTTTGCATTATTGTCCGAGAAATCTGAGGCCCTCGGAGAGTCCAGTGAATCTGATGATTGAGAAGGGAAAACGTTATCTAAACAATAGCAAGGTTTATACCATGCTAAGAAAAgacaattataaaataaaaaaaaaaacaaaaaaacagataacCTGAAGATGGATCGATTTCAAATCCTAAAATGTCCAAAGGATTCTCCAGGATTGCTTGTGGTCCTCTCTGAATGTCTGTTGTGTCCTGCAAAGCTGCTTGATTGTCTTCGTTTTTATTGAAATGCCCTCCATCTTCCCCAGGGCCCACGTCCTGGCTGTGGGATTCACCTCCTTGGCCGATGAACAGCTCAGCGGCTTCCTGAGGAACTTCTGGAGTTTCGGTTTCTTCGGTCAATGGGACGGTTTCCACTGGGATTTCGACCTCTTCAGGCACGTTCTCTGCTGCACAACAACAAACTTAGGTAAGATAATGGTCTTTTTGAACCATATTTGTGAAGTTTAGTTTGTAGCACTGAGGCATTGGTGGTCTATAAGACTAATAttgaaaaatatctaaaaataaaccaTGAAAGTGAGCAGCTGAAGATCTTCAGGTCATAGTAGGCTGATGAACTGATTAACTGTTATTCAAAGGAAaaaatttgggttttttttcatcctgtctagttttttttcattacacccagagtcttatGTTCAAATAAGTCTGTTAACActtaaaatgaatcatttaaaagaaatatacctttttttttttaaacagaatattcattttttataaacCTACAAGGTGTAAATGTGCACGTTTACACATTTTGCACTGCTGTGCTCAAAATGAGTTACTCAATGGACTACCGAAGGTAAGGTTTTGAGTTTAAATCCAAAATCTatcaagctgccacttctgggccctCAAGCAAGGCCCGTAACCATTAACTGCTCatttggaggggaaaaaagaaaatcttccatatgccataaatgtaaatggtcTAAATTGACCTCCAAGGCTAAAACGTACCCATTTCCGAGCGAGACTGGTTCTCCTTCGCCAAAGGCACACTGTCACTGTATTTCCGATGTAGAGAAAAAGCCAACTCCTGAAAATCATCCAAAACAGCAGCTTCCTCATCGATCACGTCTTGGTCAAGCTGCTCTCCGAGTTCCAGCGCCTTTTGCTCCCGAGCGTCCAGCATTTTGTCGATCTCATCGAGTATGGCGTTTTCGGACACCTCGAGGACACTCGCCAGCATGTGCTCTAGGTCCTCGCTGTTCTGGGACAGAGACTGCTTCGCAGACTTCAGCTGATGATCCAAGTCGGTGAACATGGCTTCAATTCTGTAAAGGTTTTTAACGTTAAGGTGGCGCAAGATGCGATCGATCTCGTCGTCTTTGAAGTGATCTCTTAAAAGCGTCAGTCTCCGTATGCTGTCGCTGTACTCCGGCTCTTTACTGACAGCCGGATCGGCACTGGTTCTGTCAGACTTTCTATCGTTTCCATTATCAGCTGCCAGGTCTGAGACGCTCGATAATGTTGATTCGGTGCCGGTTTTTCCATCATGGCCAGTCTTCAGTTCTGACACGTTCTTAGCTGCCAGTTCTGGCGAGGTGTCACGTGGTTGTTTAGGTGAGGCTGATTCGTTTTCTTCTAAGTGAGATTCAAGGCTGGTGTTTTTAACAGGTTCTTCTTCATCAACGAGCTCGGTTTTCATGGATAAAACAGCGTTTTCATCTTCCAGCAGCTCCTCAGCAggctcatcctcttcctcctcctcaacgccaggttctacagacagtttttctgttttaagTGCACCTTCGAATGTTTTGATAATCTCATTTTTAACTCTCTGTATTTGTTCATCAAGCTCAGGAGCATCAAGAGCACGTTCCTGGAAGCGAGCCTCAGATGTGTGGGATTTAATTTCACTGGGGTTTGGCTTTACAATAGTTTTTTCTGAAAAAGATTTGATGGGTTTGTCCAACACTGGCTTTATATCTTCTAACGGTGGTGTCGGAGGAACGGATTCAGATTCCACACCATCGATAAGGTTCTCATTCGGATCTAAAGACTTGATTCcttttaattctttattatGTTTTGAGACATCAGGGTTTTGTTTCTGTACATATAGACTGTCGTTCTTTACAGAGTCGTTAATAGATGGCTTTATTTCATCTGCTCCTTCACTTGTTTCTGAGTCATGAACCTCAATGGTCTGAATCTCATCTAGATCTTTTTCAGTTGTTTTAGTGCGAGTATCAtggtcttcctcctcctcctcatcatcatcatcgtcaggTAAATCAGTCCTCTCACCTCCGCTTACAATTTTAAAGACCGTGTCCCCGAAATTAGACCACATACTGTCATCCTTCGCTTCCTCATCTGAGACAGGAGGCTGTTTATCTTCTGACTCTGGAACATCGTCCTGAAAATAAAGTGGCTTCTCTTCGAAAGTAAGCAGCGAAGGCTTTTTCACACTTTCCTCTTCTATTTCAATTGGTTGCTCAGCTAAGCCATTGATCTGATCTTCATCATCGTCCTCATCATCCTGGGGTGTTACCTTCTGTGTGTTCTCATCATCTGAGGTAACAGCATCGAAAGTTTCACCTAAAGTGGTTTTTAACTGTGAGGAAGCTTCCACCGGTGTGGTATGGTCACTTTTCTTTTTGAAAACTTCATCCTCCTTAGCTGAAGGTTCATCTGGACTGGCTTTGTCTGTGGGTTTCTCCAGATGAGAATCAGCATCATATGAAGCTGTTGTTTCCACTGGCAGTTGATTTGTTTCAGATTCTCGCAAATCGCCGCCTTCGAAGTTCCTGCTGGTTTCTCCCGTCTCTCTGTCCTTAGCCGCCTCATCAACAAGAGCCATTTCTTCATTCTGTGA
This DNA window, taken from Hemibagrus wyckioides isolate EC202008001 linkage group LG06, SWU_Hwy_1.0, whole genome shotgun sequence, encodes the following:
- the mia3 gene encoding transport and Golgi organization protein 1 homolog isoform X1 encodes the protein MTGLKSHFNLFILFICVCFSKVSADRRFSDFKRCADDECSMLLCRGKASKDFAGPDCRFLSFKTGETIYVYYKLSGQRSDIWAGSVGNSFGYFPKDFLNINHIYTENEIEVPTEETDFVCFDTGRDKFESYNIDVLLRNSLNAADEPSHKTEEISHIEDPDQDGEMEENGMDVVNLDSLHTGSEAEHGDDSEDDDGEFQDSMTASSETTASYEKDKDGESDSAEGEGADEDSEKIIPDEPSPKEDGVFQKNSYRTTPVEAPSILKTTFGETFDAVTSDDEKTQKVTTDDDDDDDDEDQNNDLSEKPIEVEEESVKKPSLLTFEEKSRYLEDDVPGAAESEDKHVLSQNEEMALVDEAAKDRETGETSRNFEGGDLRESETNQLPVETTASYDADSHLEKPTDKASPDEPSAKEDEVFKKKSDHTTPVEASSQLKTTLGETFDAVTSDDENTQKVTPQDDEDDDEDQINGLAEQPIEIEEESVKKPSLLTFEEKPLYFQDDVPESEDKQPPVSDEEAKDDSMWSNFGDTVFKIVSGGERTDLPDDDDDEEEEEDHDTRTKTTEKDLDEIQTIEVHDSETSEGADEIKPSINDSVKNDSLYVQKQNPDVSKHNKELKGIKSLDPNENLIDGVESESVPPTPPLEDIKPVLDKPIKSFSEKTIVKPNPSEIKSHTSEARFQERALDAPELDEQIQRVKNEIIKTFEGALKTEKLSVEPGVEEEEEDEPAEELLEDENAVLSMKTELVDEEEPVKNTSLESHLEENESASPKQPRDTSPELAAKNVSELKTGHDGKTGTESTLSSVSDLAADNGNDRKSDRTSADPAVSKEPEYSDSIRRLTLLRDHFKDDEIDRILRHLNVKNLYRIEAMFTDLDHQLKSAKQSLSQNSEDLEHMLASVLEVSENAILDEIDKMLDAREQKALELGEQLDQDVIDEEAAVLDDFQELAFSLHRKYSDSVPLAKENQSRSEMAENVPEEVEIPVETVPLTEETETPEVPQEAAELFIGQGGESHSQDVGPGEDGGHFNKNEDNQAALQDTTDIQRGPQAILENPLDILGFEIDPSSDSLDSPRASDFSDNNANYDQASKSASDHASDYFLLASEFIGMYAEILIAALPEEWQPGPTFHGLPWKPVVATAVVGVLTMLVFMWRTILSVKSRMYLLTEKQLAERIQQLISEKSDVLNKITELNNSIKQYEEKLNNSEESHSSLQKEFSDLKTHYQDLNKQKEKLSGNFARLCEKIANTQEENKTLNEKISTMHQGIQDYQKTLKVYDEERSKVQVLMDEAKLREDALKAQVLSFEKDNSALKEQKKSLFQDAKDWQEKHEKLSEEIKVYHKRQTELENALVHKENEIDVLSGCITELKSLDSCNDAELGNDKNGDPLKLHLKQMMDVSRIKATLSVIEDERNRLFENFMTEQKARQELEEKFQKVVHDQTNLKNEKTHLENQYKNLQQRLEITTELYHQKENILHQKLTQEELERHEKESKLSEVDGRALQAEEELNRLRQKVKDMQEEMQQNERSLKAEIAVQEKKAHENWLKARASERALIEERRECANLRQKIVECSDKMSDLEHALYKSGPPDRHMPPLQRGDSYGPSPVSGGAPSPPLMIEDPGRPPSGTMGRRSEPFGPRLLLDGHGRSADLGHPLPFRPELSGPRTSSPCTQDGSQIDAEVTIQASTDPTEGISKSQRPGTFLPSPIRDSPVPAPNALPKAYGPPMGGPLPPMNGPLPPVMRPPNGHSPMIPPGPPFGPEPPFRPPHMDSYRPPFPLRPYGPIPVPFGHGPPRRDFPSMSPHPGSHGIHDFPPNYAGPKDSPFPPQPFLTGPLPPPGAMVPPSVGAHGPPPPTALQPREGQEMPHAADAPPGQRVAQDARTPAVTES
- the mia3 gene encoding transport and Golgi organization protein 1 homolog isoform X3, translating into MTGLKSHFNLFILFICVCFSKVSADRRFSDFKRCADDECSMLLCRGKASKDFAGPDCRFLSFKTGETIYVYYKLSGQRSDIWAGSVGNSFGYFPKDFLNINHIYTENEIEVPTEETDFVCFDTGRDKFESYNIDVLLRNSLNAADEPSHKTEEISHIEDPDQDGEMEENGMDVVNLDSLHTGSEAEHGDDSEDDDGEFQDSMTASSETTASYEKDKDGESDSAEGEGADEDSEKIIPDEPSPKEDGVFQKNSYRTTPVEAPSILKTTFGETFDAVTSDDEKTQKVTTDDDDDDDDEDQNNDLSEKPIEVEEESVKKPSLLTFEEKSRYLEDDVPGAAESEDKHVLSQNEEMALVDEAAKDRETGETSRNFEGGDLRESETNQLPVETTASYDADSHLEKPTDKASPDEPSAKEDEVFKKKSDHTTPVEASSQLKTTLGETFDAVTSDDENTQKVTPQDDEDDDEDQINGLAEQPIEIEEESVKKPSLLTFEEKPLYFQDDVPESEDKQPPVSDEEAKDDSMWSNFGDTVFKIVSGGERTDLPDDDDDEEEEEDHDTRTKTTEKDLDEIQTIEVHDSETSEGADEIKPSINDSVKNDSLYVQKQNPDVSKHNKELKGIKSLDPNENLIDGVESESVPPTPPLEDIKPVLDKPIKSFSEKTIVKPNPSEIKSHTSEARFQERALDAPELDEQIQRVKNEIIKTFEGALKTEKLSVEPGVEEEEEDEPAEELLEDENAVLSMKTELVDEEEPVKNTSLESHLEENESASPKQPRDTSPELAAKNVSELKTGHDGKTGTESTLSSVSDLAADNGNDRKSDRTSADPAVSKEPEYSDSIRRLTLLRDHFKDDEIDRILRHLNVKNLYRIEAMFTDLDHQLKSAKQSLSQNSEDLEHMLASVLEVSENAILDEIDKMLDAREQKALELGEQLDQDVIDEEAAVLDDFQELAFSLHRKYSDSVPLAKENQSRSEMAENVPEEVEIPVETVPLTEETETPEVPQEAAELFIGQGGESHSQDVGPGEDGGHFNKNEDNQAALQDTTDIQRGPQAILENPLDILGFEIDPSSDSLDSPRASDFSDNNANYDQASKSASDHASDYFLLASEFIGMYAEILIAALPEEWQPGPTFHGLPWKPVVATAVVGVLTMLVFMWRTILSVKSRMYLLTEKQLAERIQQLISEKSDVLNKITELNNSIKQYEEKLNNSEESHSSLQKEFSDLKTHYQDLNKQKEKLSGNFARLCEKIANTQEENKTLNEKISTMHQGIQDYQKTLKVYDEERSKVQVLMDEAKLREDALKAQVLSFEKDNSALKEQKKSLFQDAKDWQEKHEKLSEEIKVYHKRQTELENALVHKENEIDVLSGCITELKSLDSCNDAELGNDKNGDPLKLHLKQMMDVSRIKATLSVIEDERNRLFENFMTEQKARQELEEKFQKVVHDQTNLKNEKTHLENQYKNLQQRLEITTELYHQKENILHQKLTQEELERHEKESKLSEVDGRALQAEEELNRLRQKVKDMQEEMQQNERSLKAEIAVQEKKAHENWLKARASERALIEERRECANLRQKIVECSDKMSDLEHALYKSGPPDRHMPPLQRGDSYGPSPVSGGAPSPPLMIEDPGRPPSGTMGRRSEPFGPRLLLDGHGRSADLGHPLPFRPELSGPRTSSPCTQDGSISKSQRPGTFLPSPIRDSPVPAPNALPKAYGPPMGGPLPPMNGPLPPVMRPPNGHSPMIPPGPPFGPEPPFRPPHMDSYRPPFPLRPYGPIPVPFGHGPPRRDFPSMSPHPGSHGIHDFPPNYAGPKDSPFPPQPFLTGPLPPPGAMVPPSVGAHGPPPPTALQPREGQEMPHAADAPPGQRVAQDARTPAVTES